The Pungitius pungitius chromosome 15, fPunPun2.1, whole genome shotgun sequence nucleotide sequence AAGTTTCATGGCAATCCATCAACTATAGTTGTTAGGGCGTAAAACCTCAAATGTGAACCTCATGGTGGCACATCTGAGCAACATGTTTGTGCCAATCCCATAATCTGAAACTCCTCTGCTTGCGAAACAAAATAAGGCTTGgttcattccctcagtaaacattgtaaacattcatgggttcatggtctcaatcttcTTCAATACGGCAGGATGTCCATTCAGTAAGTCCAGTCTGGATCAAATTGATGAACAGACCGGCCCTGTTGCCCCTAAAACTGTGCCGATAGCATGACCTCAAAAgcagtttcttctttttcactaAAACCTAGGTGACAGGAGACAACCCACCAGGCCAGACGGTTGTTCCTTATTCCTCAGTGCGTTAAAAGGAGCAGAGCAAAGGCTTTCCTGGCATGATGTTTGGTGCCCCAAAGGGAGGTGCTGGCTGCGGGTCGAAAGCGGATCCGAGAAGAATGGGAGGTATGCGCTGGGAGAATGAACCCCCGTGGATGGCATCGCGccgtctgccctgcccctgttTACTTGAACGTAGAGGACGGAGGACCACATAGCTCTGGGTAGGGTTACACATTCTGAATTAGGGTGGTCCGTGAGGCCAGAGGCCATCTGGGAGGACTGTGGACGGTACACAGTAAGGTGACTCCGGTACTCTCTCTTACTTAATGCCATTTGCTCCATGTTCTTTGACATGTTGTCACCAGGGTCCCGAGGGAGCTGCTGCCGTTCGCCGCCCAGCTACTCCTCCGAGCTCCCTTTGGCGGCTCTCTGAGGAAAGTCGGGTGCGGTCCTGTGAGGTCCGGAGCTTCCCACTCTGCAGTGTTGCCGGGACAGGAGGCGCCGGCCCACAAGCCGTCCCCACCCCCTGACCCTCTTGCTCTCTTTTACACGCCAGCAGACCCGGCTTCTGTTATGGCAGGGGCTTCACGTCGGCGTGTCCCAAACAGTGGCAGCGCGCCACTCTTCCTGACAGCGCCTCCCCGCCTTctcaggagacagacagaggggctGCACGGAGCTGAGAGCAGGCTGTAGAGGAGCGTCTGACACACACGCCTTCACACCGCCAGGAGAAAGCTGCGGAGCACATGTCACAAGGTAAGCTGTGGATCTTGTATCTCTCAGGCGGTGGAATGTTTGTGCTGAATTGTCCAACCTGAGATCCTGTCTATTGACCTTGAAAGTCTCAAGATCCAGGTCAAGCCGCTCTATATACAGGGTCAGGAAAACCTTTAACGGTAAAGTGATTTGAGGAATTGTGTGGATGGAAACTGGGAGTGTGCTGAATACTAATCAGACTTTCGTGCCTTTTAAAGACTCATATTTACATTTGGTCTACTCTTAATGTACAGAAATAGACTtgaacacagacaaacacacacttctacgTGAAAACACACAGGGCAGCACACTTTCTATTTTTTGCCATGCAAACATACCATAGTTTTCTCTTTGCGTGAAGCCCCTGGCAGCTGTTTCGTCCCATGAGCTTCGGCTCCAAAATACCACAAAGCGGGTTTGAGATGCCACAATGCACCTCTGACCCTGTTACTGTTGGACAACGACCAGGACTCCAAAATCCAAAAAGACCAAAAtagacaaaataagaaaaaggtgATATCAAGAAAAGTGTTTATGGAGACAGTGGATGAAAGGAGTTTGAcaggaaaaagaagagacagtTAGAACAGGAGGTAAAATGGAGCTGGAGTTATTATCTATCTACTAACTATTGGCTTGTGTTCCTAAATGAACTCCAAACAGAAGACTTGTATGTGCTGAAGAAAACCACagtctgtacagccaaaaagtgAAGCAGAGGAATGATTTTTTGGGTAACAGAACTTAAGCAAATACCATGTGGTTATCTCTGAAACATCCCTGTGGGGTTTCAAGTTCGTTATACATGATCTCCCATTTGAGGTGAGAATAATACATTACAGTGACGATGTACAGTCACAATGTTATACATTATCGGAACTGACAACTTTGCATGTTCACCAAGGGAACCcattgaaacaaaaacatgaaagggAATAAATGTTGGAGCAGCTCTGTGAGGATGCACTTGAAGGCCCTTTGGTGATTTGAGCATGTTAATATCAGGATTACAATGGCAATGCAAGTTAATGTTCACAGCCTGGTTCTAGTGTGTTAGCATGTTTGCTAATCATTGATTTAATGATGATTAAGTTAAGGGATCATCAAAGTTTTCACAATCTATCTTGCGTGGGGTGTAAACATGCATAGGAAATTGCACGGCAAGCATTCCTAATATTTTGAGACATTTCACTCAAAACAGCCAAATATCTTTCTCACCTTGTAACTAAAAGACAAATCAGGGTTCACTCAAAAGTCTTTGAATGTTTATCTACTTCAAATCACTGAAATAGctgttgagatatttcagtccgCAAAAAAATGGGGTGAAAAATGGCAAAGAAATAGGCATTCAATCAGTCAGTAACCCAGTAGTCCTCATTCTGATTTAAATGAAGACGAACCTGCTTGACACGTGCTGCGTCATAAGTCTATATTTCATTTGTGGCTTTGGTAAAGAATGCAGTGCTTAGAGATATTATGAATACAAGATTTAAAATGTCTCCATGTGAAGTGATACATTTATCCAGAGGAGCTGAGAAAAGAACCCCAAACAAAAAGGACGCTTTAAAAACGAGACATTCTACCTTAAATGCTGATGACAACTCAGTTACTTTAATGCTTGACTTAGCAGTATTTGCAGAAGTTTGTCTGGGTAAAGGCAAAACCTTTCCTGGGTTTCCTGTAAGTGGGGCCCACTAGCATGCACGATTAATATCCATGCCACGGAAATGTGGAGAGTTACGCAATGACTCTGGAGATTCATCCCTAACTCtactttattgttttctttctggAAACCTGGTCAAAAAAACGTTTGGGCTACATTTTTTTCCGTAaccaagagagaaagagagagagcttcGCTTATCATAGAAACTGCAAGTTAACATCAGCATTAACATTGTTTGTGAAAAATCAGTTTACGCAGGTCCTGGAGTCAGACCTTGGCCAGTCTGCTAAACTAACGATCCCccagcatagcttagcatataGCTAAGAGAGCAGTATCAATCATCTTGTTTATCTctcagcaagaaaaacaacactttttacAAGGTAGACTCTTCATCTTTTACTGCAAAGCACGAATGTAAAAGTGTTTGTTCTCTTGATCGGCAGCCAGCGGTGACTGATAGAGATGTCAGCAGCAACAGGTGCTGTGCTGCACGCTGCAGACCGACAGTCGTCGGCGAAGCAGCAACATCAGCGTGTTCTGTTCAACTCACCGCCTCACTAGCTCAAAACAACGGGGTTGATTTTGTTGTGCTTGTTTGTTGTCCACCCAGAGGCACTGAGTGATCCTGTGCTACTCTgggaaaatataataaataaagagacaCTTCTGGATTTTGTCTCCTGGCATACGATTTAGTTTGACACCCACGCGTTTAGGCTAAATTTAGACTTGTCAAATCAAGCGTTGAAAGATGCCACTCAACGTCATAAAAGTGCCCTGGCATAACCACAAAGGGTATCAGAATCTATGTTGAACACGTGTATTAGGATTCTATATGCGTGAACAAACGATTGTACTATGAAAAGTCCTGTTTCAAGTAAAGCAAGCATTTGAAATAATATCGTTACTATGAGAGAAATAAATTCCAGAGCGACCCGTACTTTGGCTGCGAAATCTGATCTCTTCTGCTGCAGAGCTTTTCCATCTGTGCTCACATGTGACAGGGTGCTTTGCATGCCGTTGGCTAGTTCGCTTCAATAGACAGGCTTAATTTTACTCTGATAGATAAACAAAATGAACTCACAAAATCTTAAATGAGGATATATTCTCacctaaacagaaaaaaacaactgtaGATCCTCtgaatttaaatgtctttttacaCCAAAGTGACACAGGCTGAATTCCCACGTTAACTCAAAACGCTTCACAGGCAATTTAACTGGGACAATTCGACAACAACAATCAGCCCCAAATCACTGCGGTGATTATGGTACATTTggtgaacattttttgggatGCCATTTTGCGTTTGGAAACTTTGAAATACAAGTAAAGAGGAGCCCCGCAGGTGTGAAAGCTGAGGTCGCCTCCAACGTTTATTCACTGCAATGTCACTGAATAAACAGATTTTGCAATTTCACCCAAGGAAAGCTACACATACAAGAAGAACAACAGGCATCtgtacacactgtagctcaaaCTCACAGTGATCAAattatttttagtattttagtaTTTCTAAATGTGAGGTAACATGAATGTATCATCTTAAAAGTAAAGAATCTGGTGGGAGGGCATGCAATAATTGCACTTATTTTCTACACTTTCACATGCCTGTGCATTTTTACCTGGTAAATGGATGTGCATTTGTAACTGTTTATTGTAGATTCACTACTATTTAAAGTTTATATTGATCCAAATTCCCAGCAGGACCATTTGGAGGGGTTTGCCTGTTTACTGCATAGCTGACATTGTTTGGGGCCGTGGCAAAGCCTTAAGAGAACAGCAAACTGCAACAGACGCTAGCGGTCAGGAGAGGGGTGAGAAgaaggaggtgggaggaggtgaggcTGGAAGGGAGATATTGAGGGAAGGTGGTTGGAGAGGAAATCACTACTTAGAGAGTAGTCTGTTGCCTATCatagagaggaagaaggggagagTCATCATAATCAATATAGAGCCATGCtgtaaactaaaaaataaaacaaaaagaggaaaaagaaagttCCAGTGAGAGACAGTTGAGGAAAACTAAACCACGGGTCTGACCGAAGGCTGCAGACGTAGTAGGAGGCACGGAGAAggcaggaagggaggaagggaggaaagtAGTGAGTCACAACAATGGTCGTCTGTATTTATGTCTGTGGGAGTGTATTTTCTCCTCTGGCCATAGCGCCTGTGCTAAACCGTCCAAAGCTATTTCCAGCGCTCATCCTGGATGGATGGCAGAGCTGTAATTAAGTGAACATCAGGCGTGCCACTCTTGAATAATAGCAGGGTGATTCAGGAAAATGAAGCAGCGagagtgtgagaaaaaaaagacgggAATAATGactgaggaaggaagagaatACACTTGAGCGTAATTGAATGTGTTCTGTTGCTCTGCGCTACATGTGGGAGACAGAATGGAAGGAGGATTGTAGTGATCCTTAATCTGGTTACTAAATTAAGATGGAGTTTTCCGTTAAAAATACCACTGTTAAAGTGACAAAATTCATCGTCTTTCCTCCTCAGACATTAGATATCCTTTCCATTTGTTGCTGGCTCAATTCACACCCATATTTcatttgattgtgtttgtttaccaaGGATCCAACAAGGAAACCTGAAAATTGTTTGGACAACTGAAGCCAGAAAAAGGGATGGAAGAACAAAACGGTaaaataaaaccccaaatatGAAAGAATTGTAAAAAAATTGTGAGATACCAATTACCTTTTATTAAATGATTACAGGAAATATCCGGCCTCCTAAAACAACAGGGAATGGGATCAAAGGGAAGCCCCCGTACTCAGTGGAAACACCGTACGGCTTTCAACTCGACCTGGACTTCCTAAAATACGTAGACGACATAGAGAAAGGCAACACAATCAAGAGAGTGCCCATCAAGCGCCGCAGCAAATGCCCCAGAGCGAGCACTCTCCCCAGGCAACTCAATCCTTCCGGGTGCGGCTACCGCCCGAGCCCTTGGGGATCTACTGGAGCCCTCGGCCCCAGGTCCCGACTGTCGGATGCCCGTCACCATGGCTACCCTTCCTGGACAAGCGATCCCAGGCCGCCGCACTCGCCCACAGCGCTCCACTCCCTGGCAGAGATGGAGGCCCGAATGAAGGAGTTTGATGAGCAACCTCTGGGTGAGCACATCAGGCCCCATCTGCTGCGTGCCTCCAGTATGCCTCTCACGGTTTTGCTGAGACGGGGATCAGAGTCCACGGGCGACCCCAGCAGCCTCAGGAGTTCGAGGGACACCCTCGGCGATCGGGACACGTCCTGTGAAGACGTCTTCTGCGACCCGGAGAGCCCTCGCCACCAGGGCTGCTCAGGCCTGTTAAGGCGCCTGGCGGACGCCCTGGAGCGCGTGGGGGAGCTGGAGATGGAGGTGAGGGTGGTTCCGGAGCTCAGGGCGCATATCTGCATCCTCCAGGAGGAAAGGGAAAGGCTCCGCCGGGGCCTGGATCCACATGTACCACCCTCTTCAGTGAATGGGACCAGGGACCCTCGCGCTTCGTCCCGCTTCGGCAAAGTGGACAACAAAAGGCTTCGTCATGACAGCGGCACCTTGTATCCTAGAAATCACAGCGGTGATCTGGAGGACTGCAGTCCTGCGCACGAGTGGAGGACGAGCACAGATCTGGATGAGCTGCTGACGGTGACGTCCCTGCAGGCTAAAGTAGCTGCACTGGAGCAAATGCTCAACGAGACCAGCTTGGAGCTGCAGATGGCTTTGGGGCTGCTCCGGGATCAACTGgaggagagcagaaagaaagatgagaagattgaGCACCTTATGAGGAATTCTGCAGAGAGTTCGCCGTTCCACCAGAATGGAGACGATTCTATCGAACCTCATGATAAAGTGTCAAGACGTCCAGATACAAGAATTGTTGGCACAAATGGACAAAGAGGCAGAGAACGAGACAAACCAGTGACAATGAATCCCCGAGAGGCTTCAGATGAAACTGCAGTGGTCGCCCACCACATAAAGGAGGTCAAGAGGCTCTTGTGTCAGCAGTGGGAGTGCTTGTGTGCAGGCCATGACTCGGGAAAGGGCAAATCTCTGCAGCACCCTGACCCCAAAGTCAACTCCCTGCAGCAGGAGATGATGGGACTCATCGAGATCCTTACCTCCTACTACAGCCAACAAGGGGCCAGTGATGGAGAGAGAATGCAACACGGAGGTACCGCAGTCCACAGATTGCACATTATGTCACTGCAATGATTAAAATGTTCTGACCTAATGTTCTCAAGGTTACCAGCAACCTTCTGTAGCAGGAACTTCCACAGGGTGGTTTTGAATACTTACTGCCaggttattattacattttgactTTATGTACTTATTTTTTGTAAACTTAAATATACTTTACAGGCACGTAGTTCAGATCCAATGAACGCAGAGCTTAAAGGCGAGTGCGGTGCCAAAGGCGCTTGAAGCATGTGGGTAGGAAGGGGGAAAGGGGCCATTGCATCCCCCCCACTCTGTGTCCCCTCTTTGGTGTCGCTGCTGCTGTCATTCCCGGCCATTAGTTTGaactatacttttttttcagattcagaGCTTTGCCCTTTGGAAATTGTTATAAATCACAGCACGCAAAGCCGACATATCAATCATCCACGTCATAGAGGTGTGTGTATTCACACGCACAGAATCTGAATTCAAAGGGTTATCAAGTTTCAGTGTTCTGAGTTGATGGAGCTTCTGTGAAACAGAACTGGATCAACATCAATGTTAGCAGccgttacatcacatgtcattcagctgacgcttttatccaaagcgacttacattgcattttaacccatggtttacattttgcatggggagcaattagggggttaggtgtcttgctcagggacacttcgacatggcacatgggggagccaggatttgaaccaccaaccttgcggttcccagcacaACACgccactccatgcgccaccgtcGCAGGAGGAAGAGCAGATTCATGTGAAGAGACTCCCACTCCTACAACTGAAGTTGtgtcattatgtttttttttaatgttttcatttactccaatttaaaaatcaatacagaaaatgtaattaaatttaCAGGCCCACAGTTTACCCATCAATCATTGTAATCAATGTTAACAACTTGGAgtaaatatttgtttagttAGCTTTTTGGGGTGAAATGGCTGTATGTAAGTCATAAACAGTAATGAATATGTATTTGTAAATGTTGTGATGTTGAATCACATCCTCTGTGTTTGTTCTCATGAAGCCTCTAAGTCCATCACCAGGACAGACGGATGCGCCCAGAAGACAAAAACCCCACAATCTGTTGCCGTGGATAAAGGGTTAGTACCAACTCCCTCTGGTTGCAGCGACCTTTGGTGTTTGAGGAGAAActgtacattttgaaaatctTCTCCAAACATCTGCAGAGGGGATGATTGATTGAGTTTGATGCCATTTGTGCGtgtatttatttctctctttttagatCTGTAGCTATGTGAAGGTGGGCATATCAAAATAAGAATGTCATTGTACAGAGTAACCGGTtaaactgtacacatgacaataaatatcTCAAAACTTGAAAATTAAATGCTGGCTAGAAATGAAAAGGTGTATAACTCTTACAAGTCTGATCAGTATACATTCAGTTGCCAACATTTACCACCATTTGGGAGgcagtttttaaatgtatgctcagctctccttccttcttttttcaaaGACGTGAGAGTGGAGCTGTGTTTGGGCAGGACTTAGCGAATGAGAGCAGGCAGAAGGAGAGAAGCATCAACCCCAGGGAGATGGCTGCTGTCCAGGTGGATGGAGTCCCAGGGGAGAGGCGGATGGAGGCAATGACGCAGACAAACCCAGGCGGAGAGATGATATCGGGTGGAGCAGGATCAGGGCGGACAGATGGAGGCGGAGTGTCCCTGGAAGCTGAGAAAACAACCAAGGCCAAACTGCAGCCCCCGGGGGAACAGATGGAGAGGAGGTCTGGCTCAGAAATGACCACCGGGGGCCGGTGAGAGGAGCGGAACGAACGCCTGATCACTTAGTGTTTGGAGAATGTAATGCTGATGTTTATTTTTCAGGTAACATCTTTCTGTTTCCTCTTTCCTCATGCCCACATTCACATGTTGATTCTTCCAGAGAGACAGTGAATTTGGATTTCCTGGCTGCCTGTCATTTGCTCAAAGATCACATGGATAAAATGAATAACCCCAATAAAGACATGGTAAGCTTCTTCCACAGACAACTTTAATAAAACCGCTAGAACCACATTGGGAAACATCTCAAATTAACGTGACTTAATTTGATTCTAAAGCTACTTCAACATATATAGAATTATTTGGCTTACATATTTGACTCAAAACAGGTGGACAGAAAAGCTACACCAAACCCTAAATCCTTAACGCTGTACCTGCTGGATGTATCACTGGTTGTGTTAATTGAACACAACAGTTCAATTAAAGATATTCctcccatgcccccccccctctccagagGAAGGCCCTGGTTGTGTTGTTTCAGCACTGGTTCAGCGCGGCGGCCGAGGAGACCTCGGAGGCCGGCCGGGTGGCCGTGTACCTGAGAGACGTGAAGAAGACCACGCCGTCCCTCTTGGCCTTCCTGATCAACCTGGCTGACGACAACGGCAACACGGCGCTGCATTACAGCGTGTCCCACTGCAACCACAGCATCGTCAGTCTGATACTGGACACAGGTAACTGCACTGTGCAAATATGTGTTTGGTCCGTACATATGGGGGAAGTCACTTTATTCCTTGTGTCACAGGCGTGAGTGATGGGAGCCTTCAGAACAATGCAGGCTACACAGCGGTGATGCTGGCCTCGCTGACAGCGCCTGACAGTCCAGGCGGGATGGAGGTGATCCGCAAGCTAATGGAGCAGAGCGACATTAACATCCGCTCCAGCCAGGTACAAACCACCCAATGCAGACACAGCGTGTCCTCTCTGCAGGATGTCTTAGTGGAAAATTCGAAGAATTCGTCACACGGTACTAAAGGGTCATCCCACTGATTTGACACACAAATCCAGTTATTAGTAAAAGTACCTagtattattttaatcaatgaCGTCAAGATCATTATCAAACTGGtcttaaaacaattcatgttttgtttattaacATCTTGGCTTTTTAAACAGCCAGAGTTGAATTCCACCAAATACTGAATATGATATTTTTCGGCAACTGAAAATGTTACAATTAACCTTTGAATAAAGTTAAACTCATTGTTAAAggtttaaagacaaaaacagcacaagaacagaccagaccagaccacGCCCTGTCCATTACGATCAATaaaaccatcatttactaaatccAACTGTATCGAAGAAGAGAATGAGACCATTAGGTTTAGCGGCCTTTGCTGCTGCAGATCTATAAAAATAACGTCTTGTGAATTTCTAAACTTGATTCAAGTGTTTCAGTAGGACACTGAACCTaaaaggcaacaacaacaacaacaacaaaaacaattctcACATGTAAGACGAACAGTGTCTAACTAATGTTGAACAAACgattggctttttaaaaaaaagattctacCTCTTTGTCCCTCGCTCTCCACAGACGGGCCAAAGCGCTCTGCACCTGGCGGTGAGACACGGGCGAGTTGTGATGGTTCGCCTGCTCCTGAGCTTCGGAGCAGACACCAACCTGCAGGACAACCAGGGAACGACGGCCCTGATGTTCGCTTGTgagaggggacacacacacatcgcaaggctgctgctggagaggagCCTCTGTGACCTCGCCCTGACTGACAAGGTGATACTGCCAGAGGCCAACGACCCATTTCCCTCCAATATAAGCCTCAAACCCCGTGTGTCAGATGTGGGTTGTCTCATCTGTGGCTGTTTGTGGTCAAAGTACAAAAGAGATGACAGTTCACTGCACACAGAAACCTGTGAAAAAAAGTGCACAGGCAGCATTCCCATTAAATAAAATTTTGGAGGTATGAAGTTCTCGTGAAGATTCCAACTCCATTTATCTTGTGAAATCCTGTTACATTTGTTAACAAAACAGCATATCCACTTTTCTATTCATGTGAACGAATACAAAAAGGAGCTTAGACGTAGGAACGCTTGAATGTTTGGAGTCGCGCTGTGTGGATGTGGGTGGACTGACAAGTCTGCATCAGAATAGAGCTTTCCCAGGATTAATCAGGGCTACAGTGAGCTAATCCGCTAACAGCACCTTATCTGTCTGGAGTGAGTGGAAGCAGGGACGGGAGCTGAGGGGAGGATGCAAATGTATCTCCTGCTTTTCAAACAGTGTGCATAGagtgtgcaaaaaaaaccccacagccATGCTAACTCAATTTAAAACCATGTTTCACATGGACGCGAACCCAGAATAATTAAACGTTATTAAAGTCTTGAGAAAATTACACACCAACACATGTTCATCTGAAGGACAGAAAATGCCGCCTTGCAcaatattttgttatttaatccGTTTTCTGGGAGCCTAAAGGCTGCACCTTATTGCAACTAATCACATAAAACAATACTAGGAGCCTGGAGTCCTGCTGTGGCTGTGCTCAACAGTGGTGCTTCATAGTAACACTGACGCTACAACAGCGGAACAATGCTGAGGTTTTTAGGAGGTATTTTTACCTTGGAAAACACTTTAAGCCCGTAAGCCTTTGCATGTGATTTTTTAACAAGCGTATGTACACAGTGTCTAATTTCATATGGGTTGAAAATTGAATATTTGTATCTCTCCTGTGTTTCTCCCTTTTTGTCTCCCAGCGTGGTCAAAGTGCACTCTCCATCGCCATGCAAGGCTCCCACACTGATACCGCCGCCCTCCTGCAGGCCCATGCTAAagctcgagctttgtaaaactGGAAAACTATCTGCAAACTTTCCACTTTCCACTTTCTGGAAAGTGCCGATGCACTTTGAAAACCCAGTTTCTCGCGTTGAACTGCTGCTCGCATATTGTTTCTAAATTCTGACAATCTGCACAGGCATTAGGTCGAGCTTTTGGGATGACATTGTTTGATGGGATGCGGATGCTCCGTGCAGTAAATGTTTTCTGTTCTCTGCTGATAAACACATCGGTCATGTCTGATCATTGCACATCCAAGTAGCAGCTTAGCTTTGCAAAATATACAGtacaatacaaatatattcATGATATGTGCATTGTATAGGTATGTTGCCAATTATCAAAAGGTTTGTGTTTATGTAAGAAATGTAATATAGCTTTTATCCATTATCGCAGcactcttaaaaaataaatgggtGTATTAAAGGAAAAATATCTATGCTGCTTGTTAAACAGAACGTGCAAATAAACCAACCTGTTGATCTTACTCACTAATAATTGATGTGTAAAATGactgttttaaataaaatgatcaaaaggGATAGCATGAAGGATTGAGCTGTTACGCTGAGCAAGGGAAAAACTAAATTCCTTGTATGTATACTTATACTGTACATGGCCAATAAAGCGGATTGTGATTGCGCTGCGGATACGTGTTGCTGTAATGACACAtctcaccagcagggggcgtgGCCCCTTTATGTTTCTCATCCACCTTACATTTAGAAAGAAACGACATGCATAAACGTGGATATCTAAAATGAACACATACCAGGGATTAGATCTAATCCCTTTCAAGAGTGTGGGACGATTATAAACATCAAATCTACAGAATTTTACAAATTCAACTCAGAGGACATAATGACTGTA carries:
- the LOC119203234 gene encoding KN motif and ankyrin repeat domain-containing protein 4-like, which gives rise to MEEQNGNIRPPKTTGNGIKGKPPYSVETPYGFQLDLDFLKYVDDIEKGNTIKRVPIKRRSKCPRASTLPRQLNPSGCGYRPSPWGSTGALGPRSRLSDARHHGYPSWTSDPRPPHSPTALHSLAEMEARMKEFDEQPLGEHIRPHLLRASSMPLTVLLRRGSESTGDPSSLRSSRDTLGDRDTSCEDVFCDPESPRHQGCSGLLRRLADALERVGELEMEVRVVPELRAHICILQEERERLRRGLDPHVPPSSVNGTRDPRASSRFGKVDNKRLRHDSGTLYPRNHSGDLEDCSPAHEWRTSTDLDELLTVTSLQAKVAALEQMLNETSLELQMALGLLRDQLEESRKKDEKIEHLMRNSAESSPFHQNGDDSIEPHDKVSRRPDTRIVGTNGQRGRERDKPVTMNPREASDETAVVAHHIKEVKRLLCQQWECLCAGHDSGKGKSLQHPDPKVNSLQQEMMGLIEILTSYYSQQGASDGERMQHGASKSITRTDGCAQKTKTPQSVAVDKGRESGAVFGQDLANESRQKERSINPREMAAVQVDGVPGERRMEAMTQTNPGGEMISGGAGSGRTDGGGVSLEAEKTTKAKLQPPGEQMERRSGSEMTTGGRETVNLDFLAACHLLKDHMDKMNNPNKDMRKALVVLFQHWFSAAAEETSEAGRVAVYLRDVKKTTPSLLAFLINLADDNGNTALHYSVSHCNHSIVSLILDTGVSDGSLQNNAGYTAVMLASLTAPDSPGGMEVIRKLMEQSDINIRSSQTGQSALHLAVRHGRVVMVRLLLSFGADTNLQDNQGTTALMFACERGHTHIARLLLERSLCDLALTDKRGQSALSIAMQGSHTDTAALLQAHAKARAL